The genomic window AAACAAATGAATTGATTGTACAAATCAAAtgaaaatggaggaaaaccaCTCAGAATTCAGTACCACAGTACAGTAACTTTAACCTAGATGCTGACAGCTTTAAATGCTGACAAAAGTTTAAGTGGCTTAGTGGATTAAGTCAGAGCACAACTCTAACAGCTCACATTGCCTGGGGCAACCTAACATTTGTAAGGGATCACCAGCATTCAAAATTACAAGGGTCATAAAAAATGTACACAATATTGACTGCGTTTAAAACATATTTTCCACTGACTGTGAAAGGCACTTACATTTAAGGGGTGCCGTTCTCAAAAGGCCATAAAGTTGTTATAGATAGCTCCAAGACAGCACAGTGTATAGGAGGGAATTCTCAGATGCTGAACATGGATGAGGAAAGAGTTCAAGTGATGCAAACAAGTTTTCAGAAATGACAGTTACCAGATACTAACTGCCGGAGTAGTTCGAAAACATGGACATACTTATTTTGGCTGATTGAATAAAACATAGCTCATATGACACtgagcacacactggttgaatcaaatcaaatgttatttgtcacacgcgccgagTACACCTTAAAGTGAAATCAAAGTTGTTAACACATCATTTCAATCAAGTTACGTCGAACTaacatggaatagacgttgaattgacatctgtgcccagtgggatgcctCCTAAACACTCCAGAAATATTGCAATGTATGGTAGCACAAGGTACTCAGTATAATGAGAGTGTGGCCATTCCATGTGTTGGTTGTTTATCTGTCTATAATGAGGGGTCTGGAGCAGCCAACAAAGAACATACCAGCAATATACACTTCATAAAATGGCATTGTCTACTTTGGGTGGCGAGAGTTTCTTATTCAGTATATCATCTTGCTCCTATGTGTCTGTGCATTGTGAATGGAAATTAACTAAAGGGAAGGCTCTCAAGCTGTGGCATGAATTTGTTAATGTTAATACAAAAACATGGCCTGTGATCTCAGCAGGCATCAGGAGGGGGTTTGTTGCTTCGAGGTGCAATTTATTCTTACCCCCAACGCCTCAGCGACTTGAAAGTGGGCTTCAAAAGAGCTAAGGATTACTGGTAACAGTTGAGAGGGTACAGGGCCTAGGCTTTCTCCATCGTTTCGAGACATCAAACATTATTAACTATCTGCTCCCCAAATATTCGCAATTCACACAACTCTGATTTGTGCGTCTCTCCTCTCAAATCATAGTTTGCGCACTTCATACCTTGCCTTTAAATCAAACAGCTTTCTCTCATCACCAGTAGCCATATGAACATTCTCACCTTCGAGTAGCACTCCATCAGTCTGGCCACCTTCACTCTGACCTCTGCTGTGGAGTGGAGTAGTCTTCATACTGCTCTCCACATTGAGCCTCGAACATTCCAGGAGCAGCACTCCAAGCCGGCAAGCCCATCGATACCCCTGCCATGCGCCCCTCTCCACCGCCATTCAAAAGGAATCTTTTGCTCTGGAAATCCCCAGTACTTCATTGCAATAAATAATTAGGCTGTTGGATCTGGCCGCAGTACAAAGGCCTGCTCCTTCTCTGTGGGCCCCAGGCAGGGCAGACAGAGCAGCTGAGGATGGGGGTACAGTACAGCAACAGTATGGCATGGTGGAGCTCTCTGCACTACCTGCCCCTGtcttcccctcccttcctctgcagctgtttctctctttctctctccaggctACGTTTCTTCCCCTTTGTCTGCACAGTACAACAGCACTAATGTCACCACAGTCAGAGAGCGACCCGGCTCTCCAACTTGAGACAGAGACCAAATAGCAGGAGTTCAGCCCTCGTTGAACTTATGTTCCCATTCAGGGGATCCTGTCTAGTTTCCCTTTCTCTCCAGTACTCCTTTCTCTGACCAGGCACAGCTATCAGGACATGTACTGTATGAGTATGAACTGTCAATCACGTGTGTGTAATAAACTACATCACTCAAGAGGTATTGACTGACTAATGGATCACAAACATACCTAAAGAAACACAAAACGGACAAATCTGAGCTTGGGACTCATGTTTCCAAATACCGTTAACAAAAAACAATGGCATGGTCCTTTTGAACTAAAAGTTGAGAGCGAGGGTGTTGATGCTTGGCTATAAAAGTATCATTAGGAACTTGGTATGTACCTTGTGGTGTTGGGCATTGAGTCGTAGATAGCGGTTTCGGTGGATGGATGGACATTTCCCGTTCGATACAAAATGTCCATATTGTTTAGCTCTCTGTAGAAACAAGAGTCACACACCAGTCAAATGGGAAATTACTCCTAAATTCATGAACAACACTGTCACAAGGACATTCCAAAAAGATTCCAAGACCAAATCCATTATTCAAATTCAATGACATAATTGATGAGAGTACAGCTTGGTTGATGAACAGCAGACGTGGATGATCAGAGCAGAAGACTGAGTGAGCCCTTTGTTTCTCTTGCATACCTGTGGTGAAATGAGGTACTACTGACAGACTGTGCACTGTTTATGTCCAGGCAGGTGCCTCTAGCAGGCTGCAGGCAAAGTATGTTTTGAGAAGGGAAATAGGGATCCTGCTCATTGGAGACTATGCAAAATCAACGAAAACCTACAGTGCACGTTGCCACAGAACTGCATGTCAAAACACAATGCAATGAGTGTCAGGTATTAAATACAATATTCCTTCTGCTTTTACAGGTCCGTCCACTCACCCAATACACGTGTAGTGTGGACGGGTGTGCTTGGACTTCCCCTGGATCTGGATGTCACACACAGCAGTCTCTGTGGCTAGGCGTAGGCCGAGCCTAACACACAGCCTCTTCTTCCTCAAGGCAGGCTCCTCTgacggacagggagagagacagaccataTTAGGGATCATGAACAAGAGGCCAAATTCATCTCTTGGTCACTGCTATGCATAAAATAATGATATGAACTATAAACACACAGAATACTGCTAAGCGCCGACAAAATCCAATAATGATAAGTAGAAAACGAAAGACAAATGCTAACCCCTACAGTAGCCACAATATATGCTGCCAAATATGAATGTGTTTTTTTACTGGATGTGCAGGGTAACATTTCATACATCACGTTAGATGTATACACTAAACACGGATTCGCATAAAGTAATAAAACGTTACATTAAACCATAGCCCAACAACACATCATCATTCTGTTCTTCATCCCAGCTAGAAAACATAACCATGCTTGCCCATATTACTTCTCTGCCTCCCCCATTTATTTCCAACCACTGATGGAAAGTGGAGAGTAAATGTGATGATAATAAAAAGAATAAACATCTGTCCTCACTCACCACACCACAATATTATTACATTTTCAAGGCCTGGATAGTGAGGGGGAATACATAGCACTCAAAGAGCACTAAAGCATTGGGGAATGCATTTCATTAATATTAGATAACCCCCATCCACTCGTCCTCTCcccaaataaatacataaataaataagcCCCTCATAAAGAAAAGCACAGCTCTAGCTGAGATAAACAATGACTCATGATTCTCTTCCTGTGTACCTCGAGGGCAAAATGTTTCTTTTATTCCCACAGACTATCATAAATTAAGCTAACCTGCACCCATAAAACATTCACTATCTCAAGCTAAGCTGCCCCAGAGGACTTCCGCAGAGGCTGATTAAAGCAAAGTCAAAGCTAGTGAGGGGCCCGAAAAACCTTCAGAGGTACGGTTGTGGTTTAgggggaaatgcttacttactggtGTCTATTGTTTCTTGGATGGGTATGAAGCCCTCTGGTAGAGTGTCCTTCAAATCAATCAACCTCATGTCAAGGAGCACATCTGACGACTGGCTCTAATGTACAGGAAAACATTCAAAATTACATATGCACGTTTCAGATGTAATAGATTGTAAGAACCACTTATAACAAAAGTGTAAGGGTTATTCCGTTTTTGTAATGGTCTGAAAAGAAATTACAAAGACAACTGAATCAATGATTTCCTAAAAGCTTGGGAAGTCTCTAAAGAGAGGAGTTGACACGTTGGTGAAAGTAATTACTCCATAATAGCTTCTTTTAAAAATGAGAATGCATCTGTGAACTTGCAATCATTCTCAACCCTTGGAGGGAAACAGCGGGGTTGTATGTGAGGCAGGCCGGATTGCCTGTTCATCAGAATTTGGTTAAAAACAAtcagggactgtttagttgacATTTTCAAGCATGACTCTtctcagcctcccagcctccagtCATTATATTTCAATTTTTCGCCATAGTAAATTGCAATAATACACAGCGGCAGTGGAGAGTGGGGTGACCGAGTCGTTACTTGGCGCGTCCGAAAATCTGGATTCCACTGCTACTGTTGCCCAGCAGTCATCACCGTTAGAGAAATGTTGTattgattgtttttattctgACTTAGGGTGGAATATGGATGAATGTTATTACTATGCATGAAACCCTTTCTTCAGCTGTTTTTTTCCCATCAGGACCTGACAAAAGGGCCATCTACCTCCAACCTAGAGTATAAATCACAAAGTATTTACTTCCTTCAACGTAATTCAGTGGCTAATTTTGCAGAATCTGTTTTTGTCAACGACAGTTACAGAGGGGGCTACATTGACTGGCAGACAAAATAGCCTTTGTTGATGGCTCTGTCATGTTTTATTTGTGCCAAAGCCTTTAAAACAGCATGGACACACATTTTAAGATAATACACAGGAACATGGGCAAAGCTATTTGTGTGACATATACTAAACTGTGGACCAGACTGAGCTCcgtcccaggcaggcaggcaggcaggcaggcaggcaggcaggcaggcaggcaggcaggcaggcaggcaggcaggcaggcaggcaggcagccgcTAAGAGGTGCATTTACAAAGGCTGGCTTCAACCACTCTCACAAGGATACTAATGGAACTATATTCAGAATTAGTAGTAGTATCCAACCACAAATGATTGATTTGTCACGAGGATATGTCAGAGTGGACACAGAGAAATAATTAATTACTTGCAAAAATGCTGTTATGTCTACAAATGTGGGCATGAGGTAAAATCATAGTTTTATAAAATAAAAGTGTGAGTTTGACAGTATAAAATGTTCTAAGGGTGGGTGGAGTCGAGGACTGTTCAATGGGGCATTCATTCAACTGATAAAGTGACCTCCTCTAACACCGCAAGGCTGTAAACTGAGACACTGACAGAAACTGTGGAAGGAACAAAGGTTGAAATGTCTGTCTAATCATTACAGTCCTGTTGACATATTATCAGTCTTTTGGGCTGAagtatgtacatgtactgtataggTCCCAAATCATTGCTTGGTTAATGTAGGACCATTAACTTGATCAGTCAGATGAATGGAGTAAACCCATGTCATATATTTATCTGAATTTGTTCAAATTCTTTAAGTTTAAGTTTAAAAATGATAGCATAGTAAGCATAGTTAAACACTGTTACATTTTATGTAACTAATATGCCTTGATTAAATAAGCATTCACCCTCCTGAGTTAATGTtggaaacacctttggcagcaattaggGCGTTGAGTCTTCACTCtctaagagatttgcacacctgtattgcgcaatatttgcccattttacTTTTTGAATTCTTAAcgctctgtcaaggtgttggggatcatgggctagacagccattttcaaaacTTGCCATAGagtttcaagcagatttaagtcaaagctgtaacttgcccactcaggaacattcactgtcttcttggtaagcaactccagtgtagatttggccttgtgttttaggttattgtccagctGGAGTGttaattcctctcccagtgtctgttgtaaagcagactgaagaaGGTTTTCCTCTAGTATGTTGCCTATGTTTATCCTGGAAAACTTCCCAGTCTTTGCCAATgtcaagcatatccataacatgatgcagccaacatcatgcttgaaaatatggagagtagtactcagtgacgtgttgtgttggatttgccccaaacaaagctttgcatttaggccaacaAGTTTATTCCTTTGCCATGTTTTCTTGCAGTATAACTTCAGTGCCTTTTTTCTGTATATTATATTGTTCTGTTCATTTTGTCATTTAGGTcactattgtggagtaactacaatgttgttgattcatcctcagtgttctcccatcacagccatctCCCATCACAGCCACTGTAGCTGTTtcaaaatcaccattggcctcatggtgacatccctgagcagtttccttcctgtcctgcagctcaatTCAGAAGGATGgctgtatctttgatgtgtctgggaggtgtatacatcatccacagcatagttattaacttgaccatgcttaaagtgATATGTAATGTCTGATATGTTACctatctaccaatcactgcccttctttggGAGGCTTTCggaaagctccctggtctttgtagtttaatctgtgcctgaaattcaatacttgaagGGTTAGTCATtgaaaaatcatgtcaacccctattatttcacagagtgagtccatgtaactaattacgtgatttgttaagcaacattttactcctgaactaatttatgCTTGCCTGAACAAAGGcagtgaatacttatgcaacaactatGTTTTAGTTATATTTGCAGAATAACATTTTtagctttgacattatggagtattttgtgtagatcaatgatgaaaaaaaaagaattaaaacaatttcaatcccactttgaaATGCAAGAAAGGTGAAGAAAAATCCAGGGGGGGGGTGTGAATACTGAGGATACCCAGTGTTTTTCTATTTCATGGTCATTTATCAAATCTATTGTAGGTTTTATAGCAGGATAAGTGGTGTTCTCTATTCTCAAATTTTAAGTGTAAAAAAAGACCATAAAAATGTGCCTACCAGTTGATATGTAGAGAACGTTCAAAGAGAGCTCAATTAACCGAGAAGTTAATACTGTTATTTTAAATAGGTGCCCCATTTCCAACCATATTGAACTGGCCTTTTGAAGTGTCATTTCTTATAAAGGGAACAACATTTTTGATGTGTGCATGATCTTTGAAGAATCACGGGGAGGTATCCAGATTCTCTACAGGGACAAGGTTCATTGGAAAAAGTGAAATAGTTTAAATAAAAGCTCATTGTAATACTATGAATAATCATAAATCTCCCTCTCTGGAGGACACAAGAACATCAACGATATAATCCTGGGAGCCCACCAAGATATCACACATCAATAATATAAATGCAATCATATAATCAAAAATTCATATTGGTATTTAcatgaataaaaaaaacagacttttAAAATTCATTGAACATTATGGCACTTTCAATTATGAAAGTGCTGCACAGGAGAACGCTAGAGAGGGCAAACCAAGCAAACCAGTGCCAAAAAAGGTGTTAGGGATGAGGTGTTATTGCATGATGCATAGGGAAATTGAGAAGTTTACATTTCCACTTACATTATCTCTGGTGAAACAGAGGTAGCGGGTGACCTTGGATTTGAATAAGCCGTCCTTCCACAGGTCAGCGTCGGAACCATCTGTTGTTTGTGCAACCTACGtgaaaaaaggaagaaaaaaacaacaaggAGAGAAGAACATGCATGAGGGGGGATAAAGTTAATGTATGTACGCTGTGAGCGTGTTGCTTTTTGCCTCTTCTCTTGCATACTTTCCTTAATTAACGGTCGCCTGCTCTAGCGCTCCATCTCATTAGTGCCCTGTGTGGGTAAAGATGGAGCCTTAGCCTCCAAGTAGGTGTCTGAAAATATCATCCCCTGGAATGGGGCTGATTAAATAAAACCTGACAAAGATCTGCTCTAATAAGGAAAACCAAAGTTCACTGTGCTCCTAAAAGATCCTAATGGGGATATGGAGATATTATTTGGAGGAAAAATAAAATAAGTGCCTGAATATGGCAAAATAATGCACAAGAGCCCAGGCACATCATAGAAAAGGCTATGAAGGACAGTGTGGGCAGCATATCTATAAGTGTGCATGCACTCAACAATGATAAAGCCAAAACTTCCCTCACATGAGTGAGTCAGACATTTCTCCATAGCTACCAGCAAACAAGCTTGGCTGGAACGTCATGTTACATTGGCCATCGTCGGTAAATCGCCAAAATGACTGCCAGACTTATTCTCAGAGAGGATCCTTTACAAAGACGATTCAATTTAATGAGGTTCATTCAAACAAAGAAGTTCTGGATCTCTGCCCCCACCCACACAAATTACCATCCTGACAATAATGATGAATGACCCTAGCAATTGGCTGTGGAAAACATGGCAGGGAGAGACTTATGCAAAACCACCAGTgactagagggaggagagagagagagtgaacgagagagtgcgagagagagagaaagagagagagagagagagagagagagagagagagaaagagagagagagagaaagagagagcggaagagagagagagaaaaaagagaaaaagaaagagaaagagagagaaagtgagagggggagagagaaaaagagagagatgcaggCATCTCAAGCGGGCGCAGTCCCATGAGGAGCCCATACATCACCAGAAGCCCCCACCTCCTTACAAGACAACCCGTCTTGGCCACTTTTTCCAGGTCAGTAGCCAGTGCATCCTGTCAGCGTAAACAAAGGGCTGGCTGTGTGAAACCCAAAGTCAAGCAAGGGAGTAATGAGGGCACAGCGCTCCTAGGAGGCACCTCAGGCGTCATCCTGCCACAGCTCCGGCAGCAGGGGGCGACGCGCCCAGAATGTGAATTGCCACCCGCAGAGCcgcagagggagaggcaggggtaAAGTTTTGGTGGACTTACTCTCTATTTTCTTTTTACTATCTATTGTAATGTGGCTCCCATCTTCCAACAGAGCTCATTGCTGGAAGTGTTTCCGCTGCACGAAAAGTCTGAAGATCAGAGGAATCACAGGATCTGACTTTAAATCAATCTTTGAAATCTGATCTTGTCATTTAGATGTTCATGTACACATATCAAGTCGGCTGATTGACTGATATATCCAACTGCCGATTCCCAAAATCTGTACAAATGAAAATGATTAAAAACTGTCATGGAATAGGTAAGTCTATTGGGAGTACTGGTATTTCCTATGACAGATCTCAAAAGGCAGAGAACGTCATTGAGGTTATAATGAGAGAGAGCACTAAGAAGCAGATGAAAGGCTACTAGGGATggacatttgaaatgattttcaTATTCAAATAATATAGTGACATTTTAGGATATCCGGATAgtcaaaatacagaaaaaaaaaacactcttGACTTTCTTGACCAATCAAAATGACGCAAATGCACATCGCAGAGATAAACAGAGGACAGACTGCTCAATAAAGTGTTATAAAAACTACATTCAAaagttgttgttttattaaattaagAATATCAAATGTCATGGTATATCCTTGTAGGTAACAATGTCACAAGGATCATTTAAATTACATTTAGACAAAGCTTTTTGATTGTTAATATAGACCcaaacattttttataaaaataaaagaaCTCACTCAAGTTATCAAATACTAACGTCCGTTCGAATATTTGATTAAACGATTAACCATACCCATCTGAGGTTGGTAAACCGATTCAGAGGAGGCCCTAGCCAATTACAGTGGGCTCAGATCTCAGGCTGGCACCACACTCCTTCAAGTACACGTATGTTAATGTATTCATGAGGGTAGCATGTTATAGGCTCAGGCAAATTTGAATTACACACAGCTTCCCTTTGCGGCCCTAAGTGTCTGTGTCACTGCCTGCTTAAGCTGTTTGATGTGGGGTGGCTGCTGCAGCTTGAGCAAAGATCCTGATTCCTGTGGAACAGTGTATGATCTGGGCCTGCTCTCTTGTGTAGGAACAACCTGTTCAAGTTCAGAGATGTGAGTGCACCGTAGTGGAGAGCAAAAGAGTTAATCAGCTCATTGATCTACGGCATAAAATGTATTTCTTAAAAGCAGTCATCGTTGAAGATGAATTCAGAAAAAGGAAGCAACCAAATTAGGCCTAGAATATAACATGAACAGTAAAAGAACATGACTAAACATTGACATAAGCAGACTACCAAAGGGAAGCAACACCTCCACTCCCTTCTGTAACAACGTAGGGATCTATCCTACTGAAGAAACCAAGCAGGAAGTCTCATTCTCATTCACTGTCATGTGGCATGCATGGAGTCCCAATGCCAGTATGCAAAGCACCGTCACAATGCCAACCCACCAACACTCACCAGAGATTACAACAGTTGGGCTGTGTGGGGTGgggcaggaagagagagaagggggtgagaGGAAggaaaaagaaaagagagagggtagagaaagaAAAGGAACAGAGATCTGCCCTTGAGCCCACTTCAGGCTATATCACTGTGTTTGCTTTGTGCTTCGTTAAATTCACAAAAcacattcctctctccatctctctctctctctctctctagctctctcactTCTCACTCTTTCACAAATACAAACATGGCTCCCACGGGCCAGTGATATCGCTGTCCcactttcctctctctcacaACCAGATTGTTCAAACTCGCTGGGGTGCCAAACAGCCGGCAACCCCTCTTCACTGTGAGAGTGTTCAACAAACATGGGGACACAGTGCCAGAACTGTGGGGGGCATCCACCAAGGGTTGTTAAACCATAGCCTCTGGTACGGCTGAAGGACTAATGGCAACAAATAAGCCTGCAGTAATAATCTCCATCATCAAAGTAAACTGCATGAATTAGTTAGTTATTAAATTCCTCACACAAAAAACTCAACACTACTCACAAGTGCTAGCCAAGTACATGCCCAAGTGCTTCATGGCTACCCTCCAAAGACAATATTGTAGAATCCACAACAATACAACAATGTTATTAAGAACATGGTTTCGGGGCCgtccctagccttttgggggccctaagagGTGGCAAAACATTTGAGTGGCCGCCCTCTTGACGGTGGAGAGAAAAACATttgagttaatttcctgcaattctatacattttgccatgggacgCAGAGAAAGTGTTGCCGTTTCAAAGCAAATTTTTACACTGACAAGTTTTAGCAGTTTTTAAGCTAATTTCCgtcaattgtacacattttgctatgcctaatgccatgttaatatgatatctgagtgagaatgactaatcatcactgtcaaacactccctaaaacattttctaatcaacctggcccgggtatcctggaaggatattgacctcattccgtcagtagtggatgcctggttattctttaaaagtgctttcctcaccatcttaaataagcataccccattcaaaaaatgtagaaccaagaatagatatagcccttggttcactccagacctgactgcccttgaccagcacaaaaacatcttctggcgttctgcattaacattgaatagcccccgcgatatacaacttttcagggaagttaggaacaaatatacacaggcagttaggaaagcaaaggctagctttgtcaaacagaaatttgcatcctgtagcacaaactccaaaaagttctgggacactgtaaagtccatagagaataagagcacctcttcccagctgcccactgcactgaggctaggaaacactgtcaccactaataaatccacgataattgagaatttcaataagcatttttctacggctggccatgctttccacctggctacccctaccccggtcaacagccctgcaacTTGCACAAGCCTCCCCCAttcctccttcacccaaatccagacagccgATGTTCTGAtaaagctgcaaaatctggacccctacaaatcagctgtactagacaatctggaccctctctttctaaaatgatctgccacaattgttgcaaccccttttactagcctgttcaacctctctttcatatcgtctgagatccacaaagattggaaagctgccacggtcatccccctcttcaaagggggagacacactagactcaagcTGTTcaagacctatatctatcctaccctgcctttctaaggtcttcaaaagccaagttaacaaacagattaccgatcattttgaatcccaccgtaccttctccgctatgcaatctggtttccgagctggtcatgggtgcacagcagccacgctcaaggtcctaaacgatatcataaccaccatcgataagtgacaatactgtgcagctgtattcatcgacctggccaaggctttcgactctgtcaatcaccacattcttatcgtcagactcaacagccttggtttctcaaatgacggcctcgcctggttcaccaactacttcgaagacagagttcagtgtgtcaaatcagagggcctgttgtccggacctctggcagtctctatgggggtgccaaagggttcaattcttgggccgactcttttctctgtatacatcaatgatgttgctcttgctgctggtgattctctgatccacctctacgcagacaacaccattctgtatacttctggcccttctttggacactgtgttaactaacctccagacaggcttcattgccatacaactctccttccgtggcctccaactgctcttaaacgcaagtaaaactaaatgcatgctcttcaaccgatcgctgcccgcaccttcCTGCCCATCcagcgtcactactctggacggttctgacttagaataggtggacaactacaaatacctaggtgtctggttagaccttaaactctcattccagactcacattaagcatctccaatccaaaattaaatctagaatgggCTTcccatttcgcaacaaagcctccttcactcatgctgccaaacataccctcgtaaaactgactatcctaccgatccttgacttcggcgatgtcatttacaaaatagcctccaacactctactcagcaaattggatgcagtctatcacagtgccatccattttatcaccaaaaccctatatactacccaccaccgcgacctgtatgctctcgttgtcacgtcctgaccagtaaaaggggtcatttgtcattgtagtatggtcagggcgtggcagggggtgttgtttttctgtgttttggggttggtttgtttcatggggatttgttctagttttcattttctatgttcattttctatgtgtggccgagtatggtttccaatcagaggcaggtgtctttcgttgtctctgatttgaagccatacttaggcagcctgttttaaCCTGTGGGTTGttggtggttgttttccgttatagtcgttgtaccttacggaactgttagtcgttgtattt from Salmo trutta chromosome 9, fSalTru1.1, whole genome shotgun sequence includes these protein-coding regions:
- the LOC115200059 gene encoding multivesicular body subunit 12B; amino-acid sequence: MMPEVQELSEALSELTSEPITGVVVVACRSKAPPEYSVVAQTTDGSDADLWKDGLFKSKVTRYLCFTRDNSQSSDVLLDMRLIDLKDTLPEGFIPIQETIDTKEPALRKKRLCVRLGLRLATETAVCDIQIQGKSKHTRPHYTCIGELNNMDILYRTGNVHPSTETAIYDSMPNTTRQIPAALPTSPYRRRTSRPDSESSSLYTISAMDDVPFTISEKFARTPEEMQRVNLMGITIKSLAEIEEEYEYNFNMEHSISTSLPPRPTQSQY